One genomic region from Gemmobacter aquarius encodes:
- a CDS encoding polysaccharide biosynthesis/export family protein, whose translation MAMSVSNGAKLVVLSLLCAGIAGCGLPRSGPNKSEIFKGSVLKQGDAFIVQVNSRVTQATSVMPSYGFSNSFMNAGVIGSDMIAAGDKLSLTVYENVKDDPLLGNSGQRLSQLNELEVDGQGSIFIPYAGRIKAAGKSPEQLRNEIAAKLDSQTPDPQVIVQRVAGDGSTVTVAGEAASQGIFAIERPTRTLSAMLARAGGVKIEPGQAIIRVTRNGQTGKVWLQDLYQNPALDIALRPGDQIVVEKDSRSFTALGATGSQSRVPFDTQTLSAIEAIAIVGGLSTNIADPTGVFVFRNEPSEIANAVLGRNDLVGAQRMVYVLDLTQPTGMFEARDFLVRDGDTVYVTEAPYVQWQKSIGAITGTAGAATALTGQ comes from the coding sequence GTGGCAATGTCGGTATCTAACGGGGCCAAATTGGTGGTCCTCTCCCTGCTTTGTGCAGGTATCGCAGGCTGCGGCCTGCCGCGAAGTGGTCCGAACAAATCCGAAATCTTCAAAGGCTCGGTGCTCAAACAGGGCGACGCCTTCATCGTGCAGGTCAACAGCCGCGTCACGCAGGCAACGTCGGTCATGCCGTCCTACGGGTTTTCCAACAGCTTCATGAATGCGGGCGTCATAGGCTCCGACATGATCGCGGCGGGCGACAAGCTGTCGCTCACGGTCTACGAAAACGTCAAGGATGACCCGCTTCTCGGAAACTCGGGCCAGCGCCTGTCGCAACTGAACGAACTCGAGGTCGACGGCCAGGGATCGATCTTCATCCCCTATGCCGGCCGGATCAAGGCCGCGGGCAAATCGCCCGAGCAACTTCGCAACGAGATCGCGGCCAAACTCGACAGCCAGACCCCCGACCCCCAAGTCATCGTCCAGCGCGTTGCCGGAGACGGCTCGACCGTGACCGTTGCAGGCGAAGCAGCGTCACAGGGCATCTTCGCGATCGAACGCCCGACCCGCACGCTTTCGGCCATGCTGGCCCGCGCAGGCGGGGTCAAGATCGAACCGGGTCAGGCGATCATCCGCGTCACCCGCAACGGGCAGACCGGCAAGGTCTGGCTGCAAGACCTCTACCAGAACCCCGCGCTCGACATCGCCCTGCGTCCGGGCGACCAGATCGTGGTCGAGAAAGACAGCCGCTCTTTCACCGCGCTTGGTGCAACCGGCTCGCAAAGCCGTGTTCCATTCGACACCCAAACTCTTTCCGCAATCGAAGCGATTGCCATCGTCGGAGGCCTTTCTACCAATATCGCCGACCCGACAGGCGTCTTCGTATTCCGCAACGAACCCTCGGAAATCGCCAACGCCGTCCTCGGCCGCAACGACCTCGTCGGCGCCCAGCGCATGGTCTACGTGCTCGACCTGACCCAGCCGACCGGCATGTTCGAGGCCCGCGATTTCCTCGTGCGCGACGGCGATACGGTCTACGTGACCGAAGCACCTTACGTGCAGTGGCAGAAATCCATCGGCGCGATCACAGGCACCGCCGGAGCGGCAACCGCGCTTACCGGACAGTAA
- a CDS encoding capsular polysaccharide biosynthesis protein, with the protein MSGLAPNAAEGLPRRLYFYNGGFLNPRLRRILSLAGHELCLGLPRPGDGVTVWGKSPTAKRGEAVALRHNAPLIRVEDAFLRSLRPGRAGDAPLGLLIDPYGLHFDPSAPSLIERIAATHPLDDTALLARARDGIARLQASDLSKYNLHDPALAAPAPGYVLVIDQTRDDASIRHSGATAQTFAEMLATAMADHPSARILVKSHPETSLGLRRGHFDATTLPANVTLLSTAVSPWALLQGAIAVYAVSSQLGFEAILAGHRPRLFGAPFYAGWGLTTDSHAFPRRKRNLTRAQLFAVAMILAPRWYDPCRDRLCSFEQVLDQLEAETRAFRQDRNGHVALGMRLWKRSRLQQVFGREIPLIFAATPQSAAAKARKTGRPLLVWASKATGLPPDLPTLRVEDGFLRSRGLGADLVAPLSLVTDDLGIYYDPTRESRLERLIMAPPPPGGLQRAKALVDAVTRLNLTKYNLSGTRPDLPPQGGRRRILIVGQVEDDASIRLGTTGISTNLALLHAARSANPEAILIFKPHPDVEAGLRSGAVPPESPADITAAHADPTALIDACDEVWTMTSLLGFEALLRGKPVTCLGAPFYAGWGLTRDLGDIPARRLRLPDGSRRQPVPLLHLAHAALIAYPRYYDPVSRRPCPPEVAIDRLASGTLPKAGPLNRALAKAQGALARYPWLWR; encoded by the coding sequence ATGTCCGGCCTTGCGCCAAACGCCGCCGAGGGCCTTCCCCGGCGGCTGTACTTTTACAACGGCGGATTCCTGAATCCCCGCCTGCGCCGCATCCTGTCGCTTGCGGGGCACGAACTTTGTCTGGGCCTGCCGCGCCCCGGCGATGGCGTCACCGTCTGGGGCAAATCCCCCACCGCCAAACGGGGCGAGGCGGTCGCCCTTCGCCACAACGCCCCCCTCATCCGCGTCGAAGACGCTTTTCTGCGCTCGCTCCGCCCCGGCCGCGCGGGCGACGCCCCGCTCGGCCTGCTGATCGACCCTTACGGCCTGCATTTCGACCCCTCGGCCCCGTCGCTGATCGAACGCATCGCTGCCACGCACCCGCTCGACGATACGGCCCTGCTTGCCCGCGCGCGTGACGGCATCGCGCGCCTGCAAGCCTCGGACCTGTCGAAATACAACCTGCACGACCCGGCACTTGCGGCCCCCGCGCCGGGCTATGTGCTGGTGATAGACCAGACCCGGGACGACGCATCGATCCGCCATTCGGGGGCCACCGCCCAGACCTTTGCCGAGATGCTCGCCACAGCCATGGCCGACCATCCCTCTGCCCGCATCCTTGTCAAATCGCATCCCGAAACCTCGCTCGGCCTGCGCCGCGGTCATTTCGACGCCACAACCCTGCCCGCCAATGTCACGCTCCTGTCCACCGCCGTCTCGCCTTGGGCGCTGCTTCAGGGGGCAATCGCCGTCTATGCCGTCTCGTCGCAACTGGGCTTCGAGGCGATCCTTGCCGGCCATCGCCCGCGCCTATTCGGCGCGCCCTTCTACGCAGGCTGGGGCCTGACCACCGACAGCCACGCCTTCCCCCGCCGCAAGCGGAACCTCACCCGTGCCCAGCTTTTCGCCGTGGCGATGATCCTTGCGCCCAGATGGTATGACCCCTGCCGCGATCGCCTATGCAGCTTCGAGCAAGTGCTCGACCAACTCGAAGCCGAAACCCGCGCCTTCCGTCAGGACCGCAACGGCCATGTGGCCCTTGGCATGCGCCTTTGGAAGCGCAGCCGCCTGCAACAGGTTTTCGGCCGTGAAATCCCCTTGATCTTCGCCGCCACCCCCCAATCCGCAGCCGCAAAGGCGCGCAAGACAGGCCGCCCCCTGCTCGTCTGGGCCAGCAAGGCCACCGGCCTGCCGCCCGACCTGCCCACCCTGCGGGTCGAAGACGGTTTCCTGCGCTCGCGCGGCCTCGGGGCCGATCTGGTGGCCCCGCTCAGCCTTGTGACCGACGATCTGGGCATCTACTACGACCCGACCCGCGAAAGCCGCCTTGAACGCCTGATCATGGCCCCCCCGCCCCCCGGCGGCCTGCAACGGGCCAAAGCACTTGTCGATGCGGTCACCCGCCTGAACCTGACCAAATACAACCTGTCCGGCACCCGGCCCGACCTGCCGCCGCAAGGTGGCCGCCGCCGCATCCTTATCGTCGGTCAGGTCGAGGATGACGCATCGATCCGTCTGGGTACGACAGGCATATCGACCAATCTCGCCCTGCTGCATGCCGCCCGCAGCGCAAACCCCGAAGCCATTCTGATCTTCAAGCCGCACCCCGATGTCGAAGCGGGCCTTCGTTCGGGCGCAGTGCCGCCCGAAAGCCCCGCCGATATCACCGCAGCCCACGCCGACCCCACAGCCCTGATCGACGCCTGCGACGAGGTCTGGACCATGACCTCGCTTCTCGGCTTCGAAGCCCTTTTGCGCGGCAAACCCGTCACCTGCCTTGGCGCGCCCTTCTACGCGGGCTGGGGCCTGACCCGCGACCTAGGCGACATTCCCGCCCGCCGCCTGCGCCTGCCGGACGGCAGCCGCCGCCAACCCGTCCCGCTTTTGCATCTGGCCCATGCCGCCCTCATCGCCTATCCGCGCTATTACGATCCGGTCTCGCGCCGTCCCTGCCCGCCCGAGGTTGCCATCGACCGCCTCGCATCGGGCACTTTGCCCAAAGCGGGGCCGCTCAACCGCGCGCTCGCCAAGGCACAGGGCGCCTTGGCCCGCTACCCGTGGCTCTGGCGCTAG
- a CDS encoding MarR family winged helix-turn-helix transcriptional regulator: MTVQGAIRDGSETMVLQGYLDSLAMIERLHRLLLDVIKDEFERLAVDEINPVQALLLFNIAEHEVTAGELKSRGYYQGSNVSYNLKKLVEMGYMHHQRSDVDRRSVRVKLTDKGRALRAQIADLFRRHAGILAVKAGISVAGLEDVNLYLRRLERFWGEQIRYIY; encoded by the coding sequence ATGACGGTTCAGGGTGCGATCCGTGACGGATCGGAAACGATGGTTTTGCAAGGGTATCTTGACAGTCTGGCGATGATCGAGCGGTTGCACCGCTTGCTGCTTGACGTGATCAAGGATGAATTCGAGCGATTGGCGGTGGACGAGATCAATCCGGTGCAGGCGCTTTTGCTGTTCAACATCGCCGAGCACGAGGTGACGGCGGGCGAATTGAAATCGCGCGGCTATTATCAGGGGTCGAACGTCAGCTATAACCTGAAAAAGCTGGTCGAGATGGGGTATATGCATCATCAGCGGTCAGACGTCGACCGCCGGTCGGTGCGGGTCAAGCTGACCGACAAGGGGCGGGCGTTGCGTGCGCAGATCGCCGACCTGTTCCGCCGTCATGCCGGTATCCTGGCGGTCAAGGCGGGGATCTCGGTCGCGGGGCTTGAGGATGTGAACCTGTATCTGCGTCGGCTGGAACGCTTCTGGGGCGAACAGATCCGCTATATCTACTAG
- a CDS encoding FAD assembly factor SdhE: MIETAEARLKRMSMRSWRRGTKEMDLILGPWSDMHLTGLDAARLETYEALLAENDQDLMAWVFGQAVPPPELAALLDEIAAYARARLVPKA, translated from the coding sequence ATGATCGAGACGGCGGAGGCACGCTTGAAGCGGATGTCGATGCGAAGCTGGCGGCGCGGGACCAAGGAGATGGACCTGATCCTTGGGCCTTGGTCGGACATGCATCTGACGGGACTGGATGCGGCGCGGCTGGAAACATACGAGGCGCTTCTGGCCGAGAATGACCAGGACCTGATGGCTTGGGTCTTCGGGCAAGCTGTGCCCCCGCCGGAACTGGCTGCGTTGCTGGACGAGATTGCCGCCTATGCCCGTGCGCGGCTGGTGCCGAAAGCCTGA
- a CDS encoding pyridoxal phosphate-dependent aminotransferase: MAFLSDTLARVKPSPTIAVTNKARELAAAGRDIIGLGAGEPDFDTPQNIKDAAKRAIDAGRTKYTAVDGIPELKAAICNKFLRENGLTYTPAQVTVGTGGKQILYNALMATCNPGDEVIIPAPYWVSYPDMVLLAGGTPVPVVAGIETQFKLTPAQLEAAITPKTKWFIFNSPSNPTGAGYTRAELRALCDVLMRHPQVWIMSDDMYEHLVFDDFEFCTPAEVEPGLYDRTLTCNGVSKSYAMTGWRIGYAAGPLNLIKAMGTIQSQSTSNPSSVSQYAALEALTGPQDFLAENRTLFQRRRDLVVGMLNKAEGVTCPTPEGAFYVYPDISGCIGKSTPSGVTITNDEVFASALLDDTGVAVVFGAAFGLSPNFRVSYATSDVLLAEACARIQRFCASLV; the protein is encoded by the coding sequence ATGGCCTTCCTGTCCGACACGCTCGCCCGCGTCAAACCGTCGCCCACCATCGCGGTGACGAACAAGGCACGCGAACTCGCCGCCGCAGGGCGCGACATCATCGGTCTGGGCGCGGGCGAACCCGATTTCGACACGCCCCAGAACATCAAAGACGCCGCCAAACGCGCCATCGACGCGGGCCGCACAAAATACACCGCCGTCGACGGCATTCCGGAACTCAAAGCCGCGATCTGCAACAAATTCCTGCGCGAAAACGGCCTGACCTACACGCCCGCGCAAGTGACCGTGGGCACCGGCGGCAAGCAAATCCTCTACAACGCGCTCATGGCGACCTGTAACCCCGGCGACGAAGTCATCATCCCCGCGCCCTACTGGGTCAGCTACCCCGACATGGTGCTTCTGGCGGGCGGCACCCCCGTTCCCGTGGTTGCAGGCATCGAGACGCAGTTCAAACTGACACCGGCCCAGCTCGAAGCCGCGATCACGCCCAAGACCAAATGGTTCATATTCAATTCGCCCTCCAACCCCACAGGTGCGGGCTATACGCGGGCCGAACTGCGCGCCCTTTGCGACGTGCTGATGCGCCACCCGCAGGTCTGGATCATGTCCGACGACATGTACGAACACCTCGTCTTCGACGATTTCGAATTCTGCACCCCGGCCGAGGTCGAACCCGGCCTTTACGACCGCACCCTCACCTGCAACGGCGTGTCGAAATCCTATGCGATGACGGGCTGGCGCATCGGCTATGCTGCAGGGCCGCTGAACCTGATCAAGGCCATGGGCACGATCCAGTCGCAATCGACCTCGAACCCCTCGTCCGTCTCGCAATATGCCGCACTCGAGGCGCTGACCGGCCCGCAGGATTTTCTGGCCGAAAACCGCACCCTCTTCCAGCGCCGCCGCGATCTGGTGGTCGGCATGCTGAACAAGGCCGAAGGCGTGACCTGCCCCACCCCCGAAGGCGCCTTTTACGTCTACCCCGACATCTCGGGCTGCATCGGCAAATCCACCCCCTCGGGTGTCACGATCACCAATGACGAGGTCTTCGCCTCGGCCCTGCTCGACGATACCGGCGTCGCCGTCGTATTCGGCGCGGCCTTCGGGCTTTCCCCCAACTTCCGCGTCAGCTACGCTACCTCGGACGTGTTGTTGGCAGAGGCCTGCGCCCGCATCCAGCGGTTCTGCGCCAGCCTCGTCTGA
- a CDS encoding MATE family efflux transporter codes for MTKALTFPAHARATLALGLPLIGSHLAQMALHVVDTVMLGWYGVTELAAVVIGSSSFFVVFILGSGFAQAVMPMVAASLGEGDEAQVRRDTRMGLWLSAGFGIATYPLFWHSGAVLTALGQRPEVAGLAQDFLRVAGLGMVPALLVMALKSYLAALNRTQVVLWVTLGAVVVNAAVNWFLIFGNGGAPELGVVGAAIASLSVQVLTFAELALYAGRLPELRRFNLWQRFWRADWQALGRVFRLGWPIGVTGLAESGMFQASALMMGWIGTVELAAHGIAMQVASLAFMVHLGLSNAVTVRTGFADGAGDGPGLRTGALAGVALSLGFGLAMVVLFLAAPVAILSVFLDMTKPEAAQIVAFGTVLLALAALFQITDAMQVMALGMLRGVRDTRVPMLLAAFSYWGVGIPSSYGLAFVLGLGGVGLWLGLVIGLAVAASSLMWRFWSRR; via the coding sequence ATGACAAAAGCCCTGACATTTCCGGCCCATGCGCGGGCGACACTTGCGCTGGGATTGCCGTTGATCGGCAGTCATCTGGCGCAGATGGCACTGCATGTGGTCGATACGGTGATGCTGGGCTGGTACGGTGTTACCGAACTGGCTGCCGTGGTGATCGGATCGTCGTCGTTCTTTGTGGTGTTCATCCTTGGTTCGGGATTTGCACAGGCGGTGATGCCGATGGTCGCGGCCTCGCTCGGGGAAGGGGACGAGGCGCAGGTCAGGCGCGACACGCGGATGGGGCTGTGGCTTTCGGCGGGGTTCGGGATCGCCACCTATCCGCTGTTCTGGCATTCGGGGGCGGTCTTGACGGCGCTGGGCCAAAGGCCCGAGGTGGCCGGACTGGCGCAGGATTTCCTGCGGGTGGCAGGTCTGGGCATGGTGCCTGCCTTGTTGGTCATGGCGTTGAAAAGCTACCTTGCCGCGCTGAACCGCACGCAGGTGGTGCTGTGGGTCACGCTGGGGGCGGTGGTGGTGAATGCGGCCGTCAACTGGTTCCTGATCTTTGGCAACGGCGGCGCGCCCGAACTGGGTGTGGTGGGGGCGGCGATCGCGTCACTTTCGGTGCAGGTGCTGACCTTTGCCGAGCTGGCACTCTATGCCGGTCGGTTGCCCGAGTTGCGGCGGTTCAATCTGTGGCAGCGGTTCTGGCGGGCCGATTGGCAGGCCTTGGGGCGGGTGTTCCGCTTGGGCTGGCCGATCGGGGTGACGGGGCTTGCGGAAAGCGGCATGTTTCAGGCGAGCGCGCTGATGATGGGCTGGATCGGGACGGTGGAACTGGCCGCGCATGGCATTGCGATGCAGGTCGCATCACTTGCCTTTATGGTGCATCTGGGGCTTTCGAACGCGGTCACGGTGCGGACCGGCTTTGCCGATGGTGCCGGTGACGGGCCGGGATTGCGGACAGGCGCGCTGGCGGGGGTTGCGTTGTCGCTGGGCTTTGGTCTGGCGATGGTGGTGCTGTTTCTGGCTGCACCCGTGGCGATCCTGAGCGTCTTTCTGGATATGACGAAGCCCGAGGCGGCGCAGATCGTGGCCTTCGGCACGGTGCTTCTGGCATTGGCTGCGCTGTTCCAGATCACCGATGCGATGCAGGTCATGGCGCTGGGCATGCTGCGCGGTGTGCGGGACACGCGGGTGCCGATGCTTCTGGCGGCGTTCAGCTATTGGGGGGTCGGCATCCCGTCGAGCTATGGTCTGGCCTTTGTGCTGGGTTTGGGCGGGGTGGGGTTGTGGCTGGGGCTGGTGATCGGGCTGGCGGTTGCTGCATCCAGCCTGATGTGGCGGTTCTGGTCGCGCCGCTAG
- a CDS encoding glutathione S-transferase family protein produces MLTLYGVYRSRASRPLWLLHETGTPFAHVPVIQAYRLPDAQAADAPVNTASPDFTAVNPQAQIPAMQDGDLILTESLAITLYIARRHGGDLGPRSDGETALMEQWALFAATAIEGPALEMFYPLAAGQPLTPEQQASVDVSAEKLRRPLARLNAHLATHPFVLGERFTAGDIVVAECVRYAQGNTALMAEFPAVDAWLKTCQSRPAFKAMWAGRMAEPA; encoded by the coding sequence ATGCTTACCCTATACGGCGTCTACCGTTCGCGCGCCTCGCGCCCCCTGTGGCTTTTGCACGAGACCGGCACGCCCTTTGCCCATGTGCCGGTGATTCAGGCCTATCGCCTGCCCGATGCCCAGGCCGCGGATGCTCCGGTCAACACCGCCTCGCCCGACTTCACCGCCGTGAACCCGCAGGCGCAAATCCCCGCTATGCAGGATGGTGACCTGATCCTGACTGAAAGCCTTGCCATCACGCTTTACATCGCGCGGCGTCACGGCGGCGACCTCGGCCCCCGTTCGGACGGCGAAACCGCGCTGATGGAGCAATGGGCGCTCTTTGCCGCGACCGCGATCGAGGGGCCTGCACTCGAGATGTTCTACCCCCTCGCCGCAGGTCAGCCGCTCACGCCCGAACAGCAGGCATCGGTCGATGTCTCGGCCGAAAAACTGCGCCGCCCCTTGGCGCGGTTGAACGCGCATCTGGCAACCCACCCCTTCGTGCTGGGCGAACGCTTCACTGCAGGCGACATCGTCGTGGCCGAATGCGTGCGATACGCGCAGGGCAACACGGCCCTGATGGCCGAATTCCCCGCAGTCGACGCATGGCTGAAAACCTGCCAGTCGCGCCCGGCCTTCAAGGCGATGTGGGCGGGCCGCATGGCCGAACCGGCGTAA
- a CDS encoding YdcH family protein: protein MSNTPHDLYEDFPQKAAAIHALKASNLHFAKMVDEYHEVNRAVHRAETLVEPVTPEHEGQLRQKRMRLKDDIWRALSAA from the coding sequence ATGTCGAACACACCCCATGACCTTTACGAAGATTTTCCGCAGAAGGCCGCGGCGATCCATGCCTTGAAGGCGTCAAACCTGCATTTCGCCAAGATGGTAGACGAATATCACGAGGTGAACCGGGCGGTTCACCGTGCCGAAACGCTGGTCGAACCTGTCACGCCCGAGCATGAGGGGCAGTTGCGGCAAAAGCGCATGCGGCTCAAGGATGACATCTGGCGTGCACTGAGCGCCGCCTGA
- a CDS encoding thermonuclease family protein: MAIGAEHVRLFGIDAPERDQTCDRGGRPWACGRDATRALNALVGKARLVCEVQDRDRYGRAVSICAAGETDLAEALVEQGAAVAYRRYSLRYVAAETRARARRLGVWSGQMVLPEAYRHGTEAESGGDSGAESGAGAGGCVIKGNVGTHGRIYHLPGQTDYAATRINEARGEAWFCSEADARAAGFRKAQR; this comes from the coding sequence TTGGCTATCGGAGCCGAACATGTCCGACTGTTCGGGATCGATGCGCCCGAGCGTGACCAGACGTGCGACCGGGGCGGACGGCCATGGGCTTGCGGGCGCGACGCAACGCGGGCCTTGAACGCCTTGGTCGGCAAGGCGCGGTTGGTGTGCGAGGTGCAGGACCGCGACCGTTACGGGCGGGCGGTTTCGATCTGCGCGGCGGGTGAAACCGATCTGGCAGAAGCATTGGTCGAGCAGGGGGCGGCGGTTGCCTACAGGCGGTATTCGCTGCGCTACGTTGCGGCGGAAACGCGGGCGCGGGCGCGCCGCCTCGGGGTCTGGTCCGGGCAGATGGTCTTGCCCGAGGCATATCGGCATGGTACCGAGGCCGAATCGGGGGGCGACTCGGGGGCCGAATCGGGGGCCGGGGCTGGCGGTTGCGTGATAAAAGGAAACGTCGGGACGCATGGTCGGATCTATCACCTGCCGGGACAGACGGATTACGCGGCGACACGCATAAACGAGGCGCGCGGCGAGGCGTGGTTCTGTTCCGAGGCCGATGCGCGGGCGGCAGGCTTTCGAAAAGCACAGCGCTAG
- the betA gene encoding choline dehydrogenase, producing the protein MNAEFVIIGAGSAGSAMAYRLGEAGAKVIVIEHGGTDAGPFIQMPAALSYPMNMARYDWGFSTEPEPHLGGRVLATPRGKVIGGSSSINGMVYVRGHARDFDTWAEMGAQGWGYADVLPYFQRMEQWHGHSDGGDRAYRGAKGPLHVTRGPRSNPLFGAFIKAGEQAGYPVTADYNGQQQEGFGPMEATIYKGQRWSAANAYLKPAMKAGNVTTIRAFARRVVIEGGRAVGVEVERGGRVEVIGASREVVVGASSINTPKILMLSGIGDAAQLRAHGVDVVADRPGVGANLQDHLELYLQYASSQPITLFKHWNLWGKARIGAQWLFTGKGLGASNQFEACAFIRSKAGVEYPDIQYHFLPIAVRYDGKAAADGHGFQAHVGPMRSKSRGAVTLRSGDPADAPRIQFNYMSHPDDWEDFRRCIRLTREIFGQEAFRPYMKHEIQPGAAVQTDEELDGFIRAHVESAYHPCGTARMGRRDDPMAVVDPECRVIGVDGLRVADSSIFPQVTNGNLNGPSIMVGEKAADHLLGKAPLPASNLEPWINPAWRVAQR; encoded by the coding sequence ATGAACGCGGAATTTGTGATCATCGGTGCCGGTTCGGCAGGGTCGGCCATGGCTTACCGGCTGGGCGAGGCGGGGGCGAAGGTCATCGTCATCGAGCATGGCGGCACCGATGCCGGGCCGTTCATCCAGATGCCTGCGGCGCTGTCCTATCCGATGAACATGGCGCGCTACGACTGGGGCTTTTCGACCGAGCCGGAGCCGCATCTGGGCGGGCGCGTGCTTGCGACGCCGCGCGGCAAGGTGATCGGCGGGTCATCCAGCATCAACGGGATGGTCTATGTGCGCGGTCATGCGCGAGATTTCGACACTTGGGCCGAGATGGGCGCGCAGGGCTGGGGCTATGCCGATGTCCTGCCCTATTTCCAGCGGATGGAGCAGTGGCACGGGCATTCCGACGGCGGCGACCGGGCCTATCGCGGGGCGAAGGGGCCGTTGCATGTGACGCGCGGGCCGCGGTCTAACCCGCTGTTCGGGGCCTTCATCAAGGCGGGCGAGCAGGCGGGCTATCCGGTGACGGCCGATTACAACGGCCAGCAGCAGGAAGGCTTTGGCCCGATGGAGGCCACGATCTACAAGGGGCAGCGCTGGTCTGCGGCCAATGCCTATCTCAAGCCCGCGATGAAGGCGGGGAACGTGACCACGATCCGCGCCTTTGCGCGGCGGGTGGTGATCGAGGGCGGGCGGGCTGTCGGGGTCGAGGTCGAGCGCGGTGGCAGGGTCGAGGTGATCGGCGCCAGCCGCGAGGTGGTGGTTGGGGCATCTTCGATCAACACGCCGAAAATCCTGATGCTGTCGGGCATCGGCGATGCGGCGCAGCTTCGGGCGCATGGTGTCGATGTGGTGGCTGATCGTCCGGGTGTGGGGGCGAATTTGCAGGACCATCTGGAGCTTTACCTGCAATATGCCTCGAGCCAGCCGATCACGCTGTTCAAGCATTGGAACCTGTGGGGCAAGGCGCGGATCGGGGCGCAATGGCTGTTCACCGGCAAGGGACTGGGGGCAAGCAACCAGTTCGAGGCCTGTGCCTTTATCCGCTCGAAGGCAGGGGTGGAATATCCCGACATCCAATATCATTTCCTGCCCATCGCGGTGCGCTATGACGGCAAGGCGGCCGCAGACGGCCACGGATTTCAGGCGCATGTCGGTCCGATGCGGTCAAAATCGCGCGGGGCTGTCACCTTGCGGTCGGGCGATCCGGCGGATGCGCCGCGCATCCAGTTCAACTACATGTCGCACCCTGACGACTGGGAGGACTTCCGGCGCTGCATCCGCCTGACGCGCGAGATTTTCGGGCAAGAGGCGTTCAGGCCCTATATGAAGCACGAAATCCAGCCGGGGGCGGCGGTGCAGACCGACGAGGAGCTAGACGGTTTCATCCGCGCGCATGTCGAAAGCGCCTATCATCCCTGCGGCACGGCGCGGATGGGGCGGCGGGACGACCCGATGGCGGTGGTCGATCCGGAGTGCCGCGTAATCGGGGTCGACGGTTTGCGGGTGGCGGACAGTTCGATCTTTCCGCAGGTGACGAACGGCAATCTGAACGGGCCGTCGATCATGGTCGGCGAAAAGGCGGCGGATCATCTGCTGGGCAAGGCACCGCTTCCGGCCTCGAACCTCGAGCCGTGGATCAATCCGGCGTGGAGGGTTGCCCAGAGGTAA